The [Actinobacillus] rossii genome contains a region encoding:
- the yqcC gene encoding Domain of uncharacterised function, DUF446, with protein sequence MPIRHKTRQHLTALQTVMNELDLWQIEPPSEEAFASTEPFAIDTMTPTEWLQWIFIPRMHALCESQQPLPNQIAISPYIEEALKEHERLQDLLKPLLELEELLKNQ encoded by the coding sequence ATGCCAATTCGACACAAAACGCGCCAACATTTAACTGCACTTCAAACCGTGATGAATGAGTTGGATTTATGGCAGATTGAGCCACCAAGCGAAGAGGCTTTTGCAAGTACGGAGCCGTTTGCTATTGATACAATGACGCCAACAGAGTGGTTGCAATGGATTTTTATTCCCCGTATGCATGCTTTGTGTGAAAGCCAGCAACCATTACCCAATCAAATCGCCATTTCGCCTTATATTGAAGAAGCGTTGAAAGAACACGAACGGTTGCAAGATTTGCTTAAACCTTTACTTGAACTTGAAGAATTGTTGAAAAATCAATGA
- a CDS encoding Zn-ribbon-containing, possibly nucleic-acid-binding protein translates to MYLVEVFFQNKHPEQGLNQTLLINAIIDQWRYNGQIIGREIPVFVAEQDGEMGLGTRVICPEQSSLLFENNNSAVNEAFTQAEKCGLFLDSFQIVGEDLNSDITFDLEKPNWQVLYTTYLQVCSPLHSGDRLAPIPLYKQLKNQPHLSMDVIKWQENWQACDQLQMNGSVLETQALAEISDIHSNTFKHGYYLAQEIERESNVPTFYYFYRVGGKSLASEQTRRCPKCGGDWRLDQPLFDLFHFKCDDCRLISNISWNFL, encoded by the coding sequence ATGTACCTTGTTGAAGTATTTTTCCAAAACAAACACCCAGAACAAGGCTTAAATCAAACTCTATTAATTAATGCTATCATTGATCAATGGCGTTACAATGGACAGATTATTGGGCGTGAAATCCCTGTTTTTGTTGCTGAACAAGATGGAGAAATGGGGCTTGGCACACGTGTAATTTGCCCAGAGCAATCAAGCTTATTATTTGAAAATAACAATTCTGCTGTAAATGAAGCTTTTACCCAAGCAGAAAAGTGCGGTCTATTTTTAGACAGTTTTCAAATTGTGGGCGAAGATCTAAATTCTGATATTACGTTTGATTTGGAAAAACCTAACTGGCAGGTTCTCTATACCACTTATTTGCAAGTTTGCTCACCATTACATAGCGGTGACCGATTAGCGCCTATTCCCCTTTATAAACAGCTAAAAAATCAACCGCACTTAAGTATGGACGTCATTAAATGGCAAGAAAATTGGCAAGCTTGCGATCAATTGCAAATGAATGGTTCGGTATTAGAAACACAAGCGTTAGCAGAAATTTCTGACATTCACAGCAATACGTTCAAACACGGCTATTACCTTGCCCAAGAAATTGAACGAGAAAGCAATGTGCCGACTTTCTATTATTTTTATCGTGTTGGCGGGAAAAGTCTAGCGAGTGAACAAACTCGACGATGCCCTAAATGTGGTGGTGATTGGCGGTTAGACCAACCACTTTTTGACCTTTTCCATTTTAAATGCGATGATTGCCGTTTAATATCAAATATATCGTGGAACTTTTTATAA
- the queF gene encoding 7-cyano-7-deazaguanine reductase, with the protein MNYEKQLKDLKLGQKTEYKAEYDCSLLQPVPRALNRDSLGITEKQPFTQGCDIWTAYEISWLNPKGLPQVAIADVEIDFRSLNLIESKSFKLYLNSFNQTQFVSFDEVQRIIQQDLSDCAKGDVKVRLNSLAFYDEQPIARLQGECIDEQAIEIQNYGFNSALLENCTRENLVEETLVSHLLKSNCLITNQPDWGSVQIHYVGKQIDREKLLRYIVSFRQHNEFHEQCVERIFCDLMQFAQPKKLTVYARYTRRGGLDINPFRSNFESAPTNLRLARQ; encoded by the coding sequence ATGAATTACGAAAAACAATTAAAGGATCTCAAACTTGGTCAAAAAACCGAATACAAAGCCGAATATGATTGTTCTTTGTTGCAACCTGTACCACGCGCCTTAAATCGCGATAGTTTGGGAATCACCGAAAAACAACCATTCACCCAAGGTTGCGACATTTGGACTGCTTACGAAATTTCGTGGCTCAATCCTAAAGGATTGCCACAAGTGGCTATCGCGGATGTTGAAATTGATTTTCGCTCACTCAATCTTATTGAATCAAAAAGTTTTAAGCTCTATTTAAACAGTTTTAATCAAACCCAATTTGTCTCTTTTGATGAAGTACAACGCATCATACAGCAAGATTTAAGTGATTGTGCGAAAGGCGATGTTAAAGTGCGGTTAAATTCTTTGGCATTTTATGACGAGCAACCTATCGCGCGTTTACAAGGCGAATGTATTGATGAGCAAGCGATTGAAATCCAAAATTATGGATTCAATTCGGCTCTCTTAGAAAACTGCACGCGCGAAAATCTCGTTGAAGAAACCCTTGTCAGTCATTTACTCAAGTCAAATTGTTTAATCACAAACCAACCTGATTGGGGTTCGGTACAAATTCATTATGTCGGTAAACAAATTGATCGCGAAAAATTATTACGTTATATCGTATCGTTCCGACAACATAATGAGTTTCATGAACAATGTGTGGAACGTATTTTCTGTGATTTAATGCAATTTGCACAACCCAAAAAGCTGACAGTTTACGCCCGTTACACTCGCCGTGGCGGTTTAGATATTAACCCATTCCGTTCGAATTTTGAAAGCGCACCGACTAATCTTCGCCTTGCGCGTCAATAA
- the ygdH gene encoding Rossmann fold nucleotide-binding protein, with protein MSNIHYVNPKGSMDLLSHAEVKHLTKQAQSSLYQLYRNCSLAVLNSGAVTDDSRALLGKYTNFDIQLLTRERGVALELHNPPETAFVDDVMIRNIQFHLFAVLRDILFVNAMMQRFGLNEPQTGEEITNQVFSILRNAKALIVGEDPNLVVCWGGHSISQTEYQYCRAVGLELGLRELNIITGCGTGVMEAPMKGAAIGHANQRFKNSRFIGITEPSIIASEPPNPIVNELIIMPDIEKRLEAFVRMGHGIIIFPGGPGTFEEFMFILGIKLNPDNQTQHLPLILTGPKECADYFAAIDRFVGETLGTQAQELYEIIIDDPTAVARHMRKAMIDVKAQRYENADSYGFNWSLKIDPAFQHPFIPTHENMANLNLHLDQSAVNLAANLRRAFSGIVAGNIKSETQDQIEKFGKFQLSGDAHLMKKMDTLLQSFVEQHRMKLPTGDAYIPCYEITQ; from the coding sequence ATGAGCAATATTCATTACGTTAATCCGAAAGGCAGTATGGATTTACTGTCTCATGCGGAAGTAAAACATTTAACAAAACAAGCACAATCATCACTCTATCAACTTTATCGCAACTGTTCGCTTGCTGTATTAAATTCTGGGGCTGTAACAGATGACAGTCGTGCATTACTTGGAAAATATACAAATTTTGATATTCAACTTTTGACGCGCGAACGCGGTGTCGCATTAGAATTACATAACCCACCGGAAACAGCCTTTGTCGATGATGTTATGATTCGCAATATTCAATTTCATCTCTTTGCGGTATTACGTGATATTTTATTTGTTAATGCAATGATGCAACGTTTCGGTTTAAATGAACCCCAAACTGGCGAAGAAATTACCAACCAAGTGTTCAGTATTTTGCGCAATGCAAAAGCATTGATTGTGGGAGAAGATCCGAATCTTGTGGTATGTTGGGGCGGACATTCTATCAGCCAAACCGAATACCAATATTGTCGCGCAGTCGGGTTAGAACTTGGGCTTCGCGAGCTAAATATTATCACCGGTTGCGGTACTGGCGTGATGGAAGCGCCGATGAAAGGGGCTGCAATTGGACATGCGAACCAACGTTTTAAAAACAGTCGTTTTATTGGAATTACAGAGCCTTCGATTATCGCCTCTGAGCCCCCTAATCCCATTGTTAACGAACTGATTATTATGCCAGATATTGAAAAACGCCTTGAGGCCTTTGTACGGATGGGGCATGGAATTATTATTTTCCCTGGTGGACCGGGTACATTTGAAGAATTTATGTTTATTTTAGGGATTAAACTGAATCCTGACAATCAAACGCAGCACTTACCATTGATTTTGACTGGACCCAAAGAATGCGCCGATTATTTTGCAGCAATCGATCGTTTTGTTGGCGAAACATTAGGAACTCAAGCACAAGAGCTGTATGAAATTATTATCGATGATCCAACGGCTGTGGCACGTCATATGCGTAAAGCGATGATTGATGTAAAAGCACAACGTTATGAAAATGCGGATAGTTATGGATTTAATTGGTCATTGAAAATTGATCCGGCATTCCAACATCCATTTATTCCAACCCATGAAAATATGGCGAATTTAAACTTACATTTAGATCAAAGTGCGGTCAATTTAGCCGCCAATTTACGCCGTGCTTTTTCTGGCATTGTGGCTGGCAATATCAAATCTGAGACACAAGATCAAATTGAAAAATTCGGGAAATTCCAATTAAGTGGCGATGCACATTTAATGAAAAAAATGGATACATTGTTACAAAGTTTCGTAGAACAGCATCGTATGAAATTACCCACAGGTGATGCTTATATCCCTTGTTATGAAATTACACAATAA
- the can gene encoding carbonate dehydratase, with amino-acid sequence MKKIEQLFANNHSWAIRMREENDDYFRELAEHQTPDFLWIGCSDSRVPAEKLTNLGPGELFVHRNIANQVIHTDLNCLSVVQYAVDVLNIEHIIICGHTNCGGIKAAITKQDVGLANNWLLHIRDIWFKHSSLIGKLSPEKRADMLTKINVAEQVYNLGRSSIVQDAWARGAKLSLHGWVYDVNDGYLIDQGVLATSRETLEISYRNAIARLQTLEDEDIFKKETEENK; translated from the coding sequence ATGAAAAAAATTGAACAATTATTTGCCAACAATCACAGTTGGGCAATTCGTATGCGAGAAGAAAACGATGACTATTTTCGCGAACTTGCTGAACATCAAACACCTGATTTTTTATGGATAGGCTGTTCGGATAGCCGTGTTCCAGCGGAAAAATTAACTAATTTAGGTCCTGGCGAATTATTCGTTCATCGAAATATCGCTAATCAAGTTATTCACACTGATTTAAATTGCTTGTCTGTCGTGCAATATGCAGTGGATGTGCTGAATATTGAGCACATTATTATTTGTGGTCACACAAACTGCGGTGGTATTAAAGCAGCGATCACCAAACAAGACGTTGGTTTAGCCAATAACTGGCTATTGCATATCCGTGATATTTGGTTTAAGCACAGCAGCTTAATTGGCAAACTTTCGCCAGAAAAACGTGCTGATATGTTGACGAAAATTAATGTGGCTGAACAAGTCTATAATTTAGGTCGATCATCCATCGTACAAGATGCTTGGGCTCGTGGTGCTAAACTTTCGCTTCATGGTTGGGTTTATGATGTCAATGACGGTTATTTGATTGACCAGGGCGTACTGGCAACCAGTCGCGAAACCCTTGAGATTTCTTATCGAAATGCTATCGCACGTCTTCAAACTTTGGAAGATGAAGATATTTTCAAAAAAGAAACTGAAGAAAATAAATAA
- the purR gene encoding DNA-binding transcriptional repressor PurR, producing MATIKDVAKLAGVSTTTVSHVINETRHVAAETKQVVLKAIEELHYSPSAVARSLKVNTTKSIGMIVTTSEAPYFAEIIHAVEEQCYRQGYSLFLCNTQNNPEKIKNHVEMLAKKRVDGILVMCSEYKDDSLDLLKGFSDIPMVVMDWGPLNPNTDRILDNSFEGGYLAGKYLVENGHKEIGYLSAELSKTTARKRYEGFLKALHEAGFEMNPDWLLEGSFEPEDGYECMNRLLAQPTHPTAVFCCNDIMAFGAISAITEKGLRVPDDISIIGYDNVHISRFCAPPLTTIHQSKARLGEQALKLLFDRITTKSDERSTIEIHPELVIRKSVRKIN from the coding sequence ATGGCTACTATTAAGGATGTTGCAAAATTGGCGGGCGTTTCAACGACCACAGTATCCCATGTGATTAATGAAACTCGTCATGTGGCAGCAGAAACAAAACAAGTTGTACTCAAAGCAATTGAAGAATTACATTACTCACCAAGTGCTGTCGCACGGAGTTTAAAAGTTAATACAACAAAATCCATTGGTATGATTGTCACAACCAGTGAAGCGCCGTATTTTGCTGAAATTATTCATGCAGTAGAAGAACAATGTTATCGCCAAGGTTATTCTCTCTTTTTATGTAATACGCAAAATAATCCTGAAAAAATCAAAAATCATGTCGAGATGTTAGCGAAAAAACGTGTAGACGGTATTTTGGTAATGTGTTCAGAATATAAAGACGATAGCTTAGATTTACTCAAAGGGTTCAGTGATATTCCTATGGTAGTCATGGACTGGGGTCCATTAAACCCCAATACAGATCGCATTTTAGATAATAGCTTTGAAGGTGGTTATTTGGCGGGTAAATATTTAGTCGAGAATGGGCATAAAGAAATTGGCTACCTGAGTGCTGAATTATCTAAGACCACTGCGCGTAAGCGTTATGAGGGCTTTTTGAAAGCATTACACGAAGCTGGGTTTGAAATGAATCCAGATTGGCTACTTGAAGGGTCTTTTGAACCAGAAGATGGCTATGAATGTATGAACCGTTTGTTAGCACAACCTACTCACCCGACTGCGGTATTTTGTTGTAATGATATCATGGCATTTGGCGCCATTTCTGCAATCACGGAAAAAGGGTTGCGCGTACCAGATGACATTTCCATCATCGGTTATGATAACGTCCATATTTCACGTTTTTGTGCGCCACCATTGACGACGATTCACCAGTCAAAAGCGCGCTTAGGTGAGCAAGCGCTAAAACTTTTATTTGATCGTATCACAACGAAATCAGATGAACGGAGTACTATTGAAATTCATCCAGAATTGGTTATACGTAAATCTGTGAGAAAAATTAACTAA
- the usg gene encoding aspartate-semialdehyde dehydrogenase, with product MTTLNIAIAAEFELCEKVAEFLERAALTIDKLTIVEIFPFNEEQGVRFNNKAVEQLKTDEIEWSTFDYLLFAGNSRHAEHIANAAEAGCVVIDMKGVTANISGVAVVVPTVNNGDIENIKQRNIVAMPDPQVSQLALSLSQFSFENQLNQILVTSLLSASYQDGDTVSKLAGQTARLLNGIPLDEGEQRLAFDVFPQNTQNLSLQLQKIFPAINVVFHAIQAPVFYGMAQKVTALSAYELDCESLNAQWQENDLIQVEENLLTPVLNGEQESNEDNVRLHVSDLSAVENGIEFWSVADEQRFNLAFLAVKLLELILQQEE from the coding sequence ATGACAACATTAAATATTGCAATTGCAGCGGAATTTGAATTATGTGAAAAAGTGGCAGAGTTTTTGGAACGTGCTGCACTAACGATTGATAAATTAACGATAGTTGAGATTTTTCCTTTTAATGAAGAACAAGGTGTCCGTTTTAATAATAAAGCGGTTGAACAGTTGAAAACGGATGAAATTGAATGGTCGACCTTTGATTATTTATTGTTTGCGGGGAATAGTCGTCACGCCGAACATATTGCGAATGCCGCAGAAGCAGGTTGCGTTGTGATTGATATGAAAGGTGTGACTGCGAATATTAGTGGGGTAGCTGTTGTAGTGCCAACGGTAAATAATGGTGATATTGAAAATATTAAACAACGTAACATTGTGGCAATGCCAGATCCACAAGTAAGCCAACTTGCATTAAGTTTGTCACAATTTAGTTTTGAAAATCAATTAAATCAAATTTTAGTAACATCTTTATTATCAGCGTCATATCAAGATGGCGATACCGTGTCCAAATTGGCGGGTCAGACGGCGCGTCTATTAAATGGCATTCCGTTGGATGAAGGCGAACAACGTTTAGCGTTTGATGTTTTTCCTCAAAATACACAAAATTTAAGTTTACAATTACAAAAAATTTTCCCAGCAATTAATGTGGTGTTTCATGCAATACAAGCACCTGTGTTCTATGGAATGGCACAAAAAGTGACCGCACTTTCCGCCTATGAATTGGATTGCGAAAGTTTAAACGCGCAATGGCAGGAAAACGATTTGATTCAAGTTGAAGAGAATTTATTGACTCCAGTGCTTAATGGTGAACAGGAAAGTAATGAAGACAATGTGAGATTACACGTGAGTGATTTAAGTGCGGTGGAAAATGGAATAGAATTTTGGTCTGTTGCTGATGAACAGCGCTTTAATCTGGCGTTCTTAGCTGTAAAATTGTTAGAACTCATTCTTCAACAAGAAGAATAA